Proteins encoded within one genomic window of Polaribacter sp. NJDZ03:
- a CDS encoding XdhC family protein, translating to MNHELKEIINQAVINQQKGLKNVLATVVHLEGSSYRKPGVRMLISEDFSSVGAVSGGCVEKEIKHRSKSVFSDNKPKVITYDGRYKLGCEGILYVLIEPFFITDEFLTHFTKSNSERETIHIASHFTDENEAFGNFGSVITFYNKKQFTFSEAFNYQQKKDEIIFSQIVQPSFRLIIIGGEHDAVKLCKVAATLGWEIDVITCAKDSKQINDFPGANSVIGDSPETIQFTKIEENTAIVIMNHSYVQDLKYVIKLSESKPKYIGILGAPNRRERLFNELFEFVPDISDEFLDNIYTPAGLHIGAQTPEEIAVSIVAEILSVIRKKEPFSLRNLTGKIHT from the coding sequence ATGAATCACGAACTTAAAGAAATTATAAATCAGGCAGTCATCAATCAACAAAAGGGACTGAAAAATGTATTGGCAACCGTAGTACATTTAGAAGGTTCTTCTTACAGAAAACCAGGTGTAAGAATGTTAATTTCTGAAGACTTTAGTTCTGTAGGTGCTGTAAGTGGTGGTTGTGTAGAAAAAGAAATTAAACACAGATCAAAAAGTGTTTTTTCTGATAACAAACCAAAAGTAATTACTTACGATGGTAGATACAAACTAGGCTGCGAGGGTATTTTATATGTTTTAATAGAACCTTTTTTTATTACTGATGAATTTCTTACTCATTTTACTAAGTCAAATTCTGAAAGAGAAACCATACATATTGCAAGCCACTTTACCGATGAAAATGAAGCTTTTGGTAATTTTGGCTCTGTAATTACTTTTTACAATAAAAAACAATTTACATTTTCTGAAGCTTTTAATTATCAGCAGAAAAAAGACGAAATAATTTTCTCCCAAATAGTACAACCAAGTTTTAGGTTGATAATTATTGGAGGAGAACACGATGCTGTAAAACTCTGTAAAGTAGCTGCTACATTAGGTTGGGAAATTGATGTGATAACTTGCGCAAAAGACTCTAAGCAAATAAATGATTTTCCAGGAGCAAATTCTGTAATTGGAGATTCTCCTGAAACCATTCAATTTACAAAAATTGAAGAAAACACCGCTATTGTAATTATGAATCATAGTTACGTACAAGACTTAAAATACGTTATAAAACTATCTGAATCCAAACCTAAATATATTGGTATTTTAGGTGCTCCAAACAGAAGAGAACGTTTATTTAACGAACTTTTTGAATTTGTTCCAGATATTTCTGATGAATTTTTAGACAACATCTATACCCCAGCAGGCTTACATATTGGTGCCCAAACTCCTGAGGAAATTGCCGTTTCTATTGTTGCAGAAATTTTATCGGTAATTAGAAAGAAAGAACCTTTTTCTTTAAGAAACCTAACCGGAAAAATACATACCTAA
- a CDS encoding NTP transferase domain-containing protein, which yields MKNIAILVLAAGKSSRMNSIKQLEKINEKTLLELTLEKIQCVYTSTIFCILGANADKIKPEIRTKDIQFIENVNFEEGLSSSIVSGIEYLKNKEFNLEGIFILLADQPAINVAYIEDMIHLFYQNKNSIIASNYGKKFGVPAIFPKKYFSNLLLIKGDKGAKEFISKKKNEILCSTITTNFLDIDTKEDLQRYKKSI from the coding sequence ATGAAAAATATTGCTATTTTAGTTTTAGCTGCAGGTAAATCATCTAGAATGAATAGCATAAAACAGTTAGAGAAAATAAACGAAAAAACACTTTTAGAACTTACTTTAGAGAAAATACAGTGTGTTTACACTTCCACTATTTTTTGTATTTTAGGCGCAAATGCTGATAAAATTAAACCAGAAATAAGGACTAAGGACATCCAATTTATTGAGAACGTCAATTTTGAAGAAGGATTAAGTTCTAGCATCGTTTCTGGAATTGAATATCTCAAAAATAAGGAATTCAATTTAGAAGGTATTTTTATTTTATTGGCAGATCAACCAGCCATTAATGTTGCTTATATAGAAGATATGATTCATTTATTTTATCAAAATAAAAACAGCATTATAGCATCTAACTACGGTAAAAAATTTGGTGTTCCTGCTATATTTCCTAAAAAGTATTTTTCTAATTTATTACTGATAAAAGGAGACAAAGGCGCAAAGGAATTCATCAGTAAAAAGAAAAACGAAATTCTTTGTTCTACAATAACAACCAACTTCTTAGACATAGATACCAAAGAAGACTTACAACGATATAAAAAATCAATTTAA
- a CDS encoding BamA/TamA family outer membrane protein produces MKASYKKQLFLIVLFVFIYGCSIKKYIPENKRLYTGASIVMKTDSTVEKVKELQDDLVTVLSPKPNTKFLGMHLGLYYYYKNEQEKPSFLSKWLYKKIGQKPVYKSDINVLENENILRNKLENYGFFYSTIDANFKEKKKEAAIVYNLKVPAPYKMATYQIDSMVSPIYNEIKRLTTTNPFQKNKRFDLGSLKLERLRLDEALKNNGYYNFNPEFLLFEADTNQYKNNSKKYDLFLKLKANVPKKSTVPYQVKNINIYPNYNLGDSTEVSSSRFNDKNYYQDSVYFKSKYLDEFITLKEGERFNPSASKNTARRLSSIGVYKFVNIQYKELKDSITDTIGSLEANIFLSPLTKRALRVELQAVTKSNNFAGPELSLTYSNRNLFKGGETLNISTNIGYETQIASGSSGLSSLELGLKSELIFPRVITPFKINKDYFDYSIPKTKTSLSATYLKRSQLYTLLSGTGIFGYTWNANKYITYEFNPISINYTRLSNTTDEFQEILDNNSFLQSSFDQQFISGLTFSFTYNEMLNSEKEHQFFLQSTLDVAGNSISLFDKKTGETNKFLGLEYAQYAKADLDLRYHYNFGSKKEQTIATRFFAGYGYAYGNSDVIPFVKQYYAGGPYSVRAFNIRSLGPGTYNDDTTKSTSSFFDKTGNVRLEANLEYRFPIYSILKGAVFADAGNVWNTVSNSDFNDADGTIRDKFTSNFINELGMGAGFGLRIDVQGFVIRLDLAAPFHDPSLEENKRWDFRADEPVFNFAIGYSF; encoded by the coding sequence TTGAAAGCATCCTATAAAAAACAGCTCTTTTTAATAGTACTATTCGTATTTATTTACGGTTGTAGTATTAAAAAATACATTCCAGAAAACAAACGTTTGTACACTGGAGCTAGCATTGTTATGAAAACCGATTCTACCGTAGAAAAGGTAAAAGAACTACAAGACGATTTGGTTACTGTATTAAGTCCTAAACCCAATACAAAGTTTTTAGGTATGCATCTTGGGTTATATTATTACTATAAAAATGAGCAAGAAAAACCTAGTTTTTTAAGTAAGTGGTTGTATAAAAAAATAGGACAAAAACCGGTCTATAAATCAGATATTAATGTTTTGGAGAATGAAAATATTTTAAGAAACAAATTAGAAAATTATGGCTTTTTCTACAGTACCATAGATGCTAACTTTAAAGAAAAAAAGAAAGAAGCAGCTATTGTTTATAATTTAAAAGTTCCTGCTCCTTATAAAATGGCTACCTATCAAATAGATAGTATGGTTTCTCCAATTTATAACGAGATAAAAAGGTTAACCACAACCAACCCTTTTCAAAAAAATAAGCGTTTCGATTTAGGAAGTTTAAAATTAGAAAGACTTCGGTTAGATGAGGCGTTAAAAAACAATGGTTATTATAATTTTAATCCAGAGTTTTTACTTTTTGAAGCCGACACTAATCAGTATAAAAACAATAGTAAAAAATATGATTTGTTTTTAAAATTAAAAGCAAACGTTCCTAAAAAATCGACCGTTCCTTATCAAGTTAAAAACATCAATATTTATCCTAACTATAATTTGGGTGACTCTACAGAAGTAAGCAGTAGTCGTTTTAATGATAAAAACTATTATCAAGATTCGGTTTATTTTAAATCAAAATATTTAGATGAATTTATCACTTTAAAAGAAGGAGAAAGATTTAACCCATCTGCTTCTAAAAACACTGCCAGAAGACTTTCTTCCATAGGTGTATATAAGTTTGTTAATATTCAATATAAAGAATTAAAAGACTCAATTACAGATACAATTGGTAGTTTAGAAGCCAATATTTTTTTATCACCATTAACAAAGCGAGCACTACGTGTAGAACTACAAGCCGTTACAAAATCTAATAATTTTGCAGGGCCAGAATTGTCTTTAACCTACAGTAACAGAAACTTATTTAAAGGAGGCGAAACATTAAATATTAGCACAAATATTGGGTATGAAACGCAAATTGCTAGTGGTAGCTCTGGTTTAAGCAGTTTAGAATTAGGCCTAAAAAGCGAACTTATTTTCCCAAGAGTTATTACTCCTTTTAAGATTAATAAAGATTATTTTGATTATTCTATTCCCAAAACCAAAACCAGCTTAAGTGCAACCTATTTAAAAAGAAGTCAACTATATACACTTTTATCTGGTACCGGTATTTTTGGGTACACCTGGAATGCAAATAAATACATTACATACGAATTTAACCCTATTTCTATAAACTACACACGTTTATCTAATACTACAGACGAATTTCAAGAAATTTTAGATAATAATTCGTTTTTACAAAGCAGTTTTGACCAACAATTTATAAGCGGACTTACATTTTCTTTTACCTATAATGAAATGTTGAATTCAGAAAAAGAACATCAATTTTTCTTACAATCTACACTAGATGTTGCTGGTAATTCTATTAGTTTGTTTGATAAAAAAACAGGTGAAACTAATAAATTTTTAGGCTTAGAATATGCACAATATGCAAAAGCAGATCTAGATCTAAGATATCATTATAATTTTGGTTCTAAAAAAGAACAAACAATTGCTACCAGATTTTTTGCTGGTTATGGATATGCTTACGGAAATTCTGATGTAATACCATTTGTAAAACAATATTATGCAGGCGGACCTTATAGCGTAAGAGCATTTAATATTAGATCTTTAGGCCCTGGAACTTATAATGATGACACTACAAAAAGTACAAGTTCATTCTTTGACAAAACAGGTAATGTTCGTTTAGAAGCAAATTTAGAATATCGTTTTCCTATTTACTCTATTTTAAAAGGAGCGGTTTTTGCAGATGCAGGTAATGTTTGGAATACCGTTTCTAATTCAGATTTTAACGATGCAGATGGTACAATTAGAGATAAATTTACGTCTAACTTTATAAATGAGTTAGGTATGGGAGCAGGTTTTGGTTTGCGCATAGATGTACAGGGATTTGTAATCCGTTTAGATTTGGCTGCACCATTTCATGATCCTTCTTTAGAAGAAAATAAACGTTGGGATTTTAGAGCAGACGAACCCGTTTTTAACTTTGCTATTGGCTATTCTTTTTAA
- a CDS encoding metallophosphoesterase gives MKLFKYSVFSLLFLSISACATIEMQIAENQSNKTEKKVSKIAHSFYLIGDAGNSTLTEDSPALKYLKKHIKNASEESTLLFLGDNVYETGIPDKDSKNYPLAKRRIEAQTNVAKQFKGNSIFIPGNHDWYHGLDGLKREEKLVEKALGKSAFLPNNGCPLEKVTISDDIILIIVDTQWYLTNWDNHPTINDDCEIKTREKFFDEFEGLIKKARGKTTIVALHHPMFTNGSHGGQYSFKSHMSPLPVLGSLKNLLRKTTGLTNTDIENKKYNELRKRVITLSQENDKIILVSGHDHNLQYIVEDNLPQIVSGSGSKTMATKLTGNAKFTYAAQGFAKLDVYKDGSSNVAFYTVKDDKVVYTTSVLPADENINFKPFTNTKITEKKAAIYTQEEVDKSGVYRFFWGERYRKYFGTEVIAPTVDLDTLFGGLKPVRKGGGHQSKSLRLKDPKGREYVMRALRKNAVQYLQAVAFKDQYIEGQFNNTATESLLNDVFTGSHPYAPFTIGKLADAVGVYHTNPILYYVPKQNSLGSFNDDFGNELYMIEERAASGHGDKESFGFADEIISTDDLLKKLSKNEHHVLDEKAYIKARLFDMLIGDWDRHQDQWRWAVFKEGEQTIYRPVPRDRDQAFAVFGDGFLLNITTKIIPALRAMQSYKEDISSPKWFNLSPYPLDMALITTASKDDWNAQVKLITTNLTDAVIEDAFTNFPNEVRDHTVSEIKTKLQGRRKNLQKISDAYFQHLNKFQVIKGTHKDDWFDIERISNGSTKITGYRIIKGEKGTIFHERTYNKSETKEIWIYGLDDKDTFVVKGNSDKYIKIRIIGGQNNDIYNIINGTKVKMYDFKSKKNTFITNKGSKKLTDNYETNVYDYTKLKNNQFIISPTIGFNADDGVKIGVSNVYTSFGFERNPFSSQHTLNASYYFATNGFEFDYSSEFANVIKNWNLGVKARITSPNFAMNYFGLGNNSINLNAPHEIKDEEYNRLRIKELSAGTFIQWKGDLDGKIKVGVNFQNYKVEQTSNRFVSDSIATNDAIFNNQQFINTEAGYQFENTDNSAFPTMGMKTSLKVGYTSNLKNSNHFGYLIPAISFDYKLIASGKLVLATKVKGHYNFGDSYELYQAASIGGNDGLRGYRNQRFTGKNSFYQSTDLRLLLSKIKTSIVPLNIGIYGGFDYGTVWGQQNTTFNNTKFNTAIGGGVFFNAANMLVANVAVFNSDDGVRATLNLGFNF, from the coding sequence ATGAAACTATTCAAATATTCCGTATTCAGTTTACTTTTTTTATCCATTTCTGCCTGCGCAACCATAGAAATGCAAATTGCAGAAAATCAATCTAATAAAACAGAAAAAAAAGTTTCTAAAATAGCACATAGTTTTTACCTTATTGGAGATGCAGGCAACTCTACTTTAACTGAAGATTCTCCTGCTTTAAAATATTTGAAAAAGCATATTAAAAATGCATCCGAAGAATCTACACTACTTTTTTTAGGAGATAATGTCTATGAAACCGGCATACCAGATAAAGATTCTAAAAATTATCCTTTAGCAAAAAGAAGAATTGAAGCGCAAACAAATGTTGCCAAACAATTTAAAGGAAATTCTATATTTATTCCTGGAAACCACGATTGGTACCACGGTTTAGATGGCTTAAAAAGAGAAGAGAAATTAGTTGAAAAGGCATTAGGAAAATCGGCTTTTTTGCCAAATAATGGTTGTCCGTTAGAAAAAGTTACTATTTCTGATGACATCATTTTAATTATTGTTGATACACAATGGTATTTAACAAATTGGGACAATCACCCAACAATTAATGATGATTGTGAAATTAAAACAAGAGAAAAATTCTTTGATGAATTTGAAGGACTGATTAAAAAAGCGAGAGGAAAAACAACTATCGTAGCATTACACCACCCTATGTTTACAAACGGTTCTCACGGTGGCCAATATTCTTTTAAAAGCCACATGAGCCCTTTACCTGTTTTAGGTTCTCTTAAAAATTTACTTAGAAAAACTACCGGACTTACAAATACCGATATTGAAAATAAAAAATACAACGAACTTAGAAAACGTGTTATTACACTCTCTCAAGAAAATGATAAAATTATTTTAGTATCCGGTCATGACCACAACCTACAATATATTGTAGAAGATAATTTACCTCAAATAGTAAGTGGTTCTGGTTCTAAAACAATGGCTACAAAATTAACAGGAAACGCAAAATTTACTTATGCAGCGCAAGGTTTTGCAAAGTTAGATGTTTATAAAGACGGCTCTTCTAATGTTGCTTTTTACACGGTAAAGGATGATAAAGTAGTGTACACTACATCTGTTTTACCTGCTGACGAAAACATTAATTTCAAGCCATTTACGAACACTAAAATTACAGAAAAAAAAGCAGCAATCTATACACAAGAAGAAGTTGATAAAAGCGGAGTTTATCGTTTTTTTTGGGGAGAACGTTATAGAAAATATTTTGGTACAGAAGTAATTGCTCCAACGGTAGATTTAGATACTCTTTTTGGTGGTTTAAAACCGGTTAGAAAAGGTGGCGGACATCAATCTAAATCATTAAGACTTAAAGATCCAAAAGGTAGGGAATATGTAATGCGCGCATTGCGTAAAAATGCGGTACAATATTTACAAGCAGTCGCTTTTAAAGACCAATATATAGAAGGGCAATTTAACAATACTGCAACAGAAAGTTTATTAAATGATGTTTTTACAGGTTCGCACCCGTATGCACCATTTACTATTGGTAAATTGGCTGATGCGGTTGGAGTGTATCACACAAATCCTATTTTATACTATGTTCCTAAACAAAATAGTTTAGGTAGTTTTAATGATGATTTTGGTAATGAGTTATACATGATTGAAGAAAGAGCCGCTTCTGGTCATGGAGACAAAGAAAGTTTTGGTTTTGCTGATGAAATAATTAGTACAGATGATTTATTAAAAAAATTGAGTAAAAATGAACATCATGTTTTAGATGAAAAAGCATACATAAAAGCACGTTTATTCGACATGTTAATTGGTGATTGGGACAGACACCAAGACCAATGGAGATGGGCTGTTTTTAAAGAAGGTGAACAGACAATTTACAGACCAGTACCAAGAGATAGAGACCAAGCTTTTGCTGTTTTTGGCGATGGTTTTTTATTAAATATTACCACAAAAATAATACCTGCATTACGTGCAATGCAATCCTACAAAGAAGATATTAGCAGTCCAAAATGGTTTAATTTATCGCCTTATCCTTTAGACATGGCATTAATTACAACGGCTAGTAAAGACGATTGGAATGCACAAGTAAAGTTAATTACTACAAACCTTACAGATGCCGTAATAGAAGATGCTTTTACTAATTTCCCTAACGAAGTAAGAGATCATACTGTATCAGAAATAAAAACAAAATTACAAGGTAGAAGAAAGAATTTACAAAAAATTTCTGATGCTTATTTTCAACACCTAAATAAATTTCAAGTTATAAAAGGTACTCATAAAGATGATTGGTTTGATATTGAAAGAATTTCTAACGGAAGTACAAAAATAACTGGATACCGAATTATAAAAGGAGAAAAAGGAACTATTTTTCATGAACGAACTTACAATAAGTCTGAAACCAAAGAAATTTGGATTTATGGTTTAGATGATAAAGATACTTTTGTGGTAAAAGGAAATTCAGACAAGTATATAAAAATTAGAATTATTGGTGGTCAAAACAACGACATTTACAATATAATTAATGGTACAAAAGTAAAAATGTATGATTTTAAATCTAAGAAAAACACTTTTATAACAAACAAAGGAAGTAAAAAGTTAACCGATAATTACGAAACCAACGTGTATGATTACACGAAACTAAAAAACAATCAGTTTATTATATCTCCAACCATTGGTTTTAATGCAGATGATGGTGTAAAAATTGGCGTGTCTAATGTCTATACTTCTTTTGGTTTTGAGAGAAACCCATTTAGTTCTCAACATACCTTAAATGCATCTTATTATTTTGCAACTAATGGTTTTGAATTTGATTATTCTAGCGAATTTGCAAACGTTATAAAAAACTGGAACCTTGGTGTTAAAGCACGTATTACAAGTCCTAATTTTGCTATGAATTATTTTGGTTTAGGAAACAACTCTATAAACCTAAATGCGCCTCATGAAATAAAAGATGAAGAATACAATAGACTTAGAATAAAAGAGTTGAGTGCTGGTACTTTTATACAATGGAAAGGAGATTTGGATGGAAAAATAAAAGTAGGTGTAAATTTTCAAAATTATAAAGTAGAACAAACATCTAATAGATTTGTAAGTGATTCCATTGCTACAAACGATGCTATTTTTAACAATCAACAATTTATAAATACAGAGGCCGGTTATCAATTTGAAAACACAGATAATAGTGCTTTTCCAACAATGGGAATGAAAACATCTTTAAAAGTAGGTTATACCTCTAACCTAAAAAATAGCAACCACTTCGGATATTTAATTCCTGCTATTTCTTTTGATTATAAATTGATTGCTAGTGGAAAATTAGTTTTGGCTACAAAGGTAAAAGGACACTATAATTTTGGAGATTCTTATGAGCTGTATCAAGCAGCAAGCATTGGTGGAAATGATGGTTTACGAGGTTACAGAAACCAACGATTTACAGGGAAAAATTCATTTTACCAATCTACAGACCTTCGTTTACTTTTAAGTAAAATTAAAACAAGTATTGTACCTCTAAATATTGGTATTTACGGTGGTTTTGATTACGGAACCGTTTGGGGACAGCAAAATACAACGTTTAACAACACTAAATTTAACACCGCTATTGGAGGTGGTGTTTTCTTTAACGCTGCAAATATGTTAGTTGCAAATGTGGCTGTGTTTAATAGTGATGATGGCGTAAGAGCAACCCTTAATTTAGGATTTAACTTTTAA